A part of Falco naumanni isolate bFalNau1 chromosome 19, bFalNau1.pat, whole genome shotgun sequence genomic DNA contains:
- the CHMP7 gene encoding charged multivesicular body protein 7 isoform X1, with the protein MCSPGRAPPGPAPAGDLPPEWETDDERMAFLFSAFKQSREVNSTEWDSKMAFWVGLVLARGRRRGVVRTCLRELQHGFERRGSLPLGLGTVLRELLRRGKLQRESDFMASVDSSWISWGVGVFILKPLKWTLSSVLGDSKIPEEEEVLIYVELLQEKAEEVYRLYQNSALSSHPVVALSELRSLCANVCPDERTFYLLLLQLQKEKRVTILEQNGEKIVKFARGLHAKVSPMNDVDIGVYQLMQSEQLLSQKVESLSQEAEKCKEDARSACRAGKKQLALRCLKSKRRTERRIEELHSKLDAVQGILDRIYASQTDQMVFNAYQAGVGALKLSMKDVTVEKAENLVDQIQELCDTQDEVAQTLAGVGVNGLAETDAEELEKELDSLLQDSTKEPVDLPPVPQKVLDLPISDAELEAELEKLSVSDGDLAQKTPSASSEPKTALGLNL; encoded by the exons ATGTGCAGCCCGGGGCGGGCGCCGCCTgggccggccccggcgggggACCTGCCGCCCGAGTGGGAGACGGACGACGAGCGCATGGCTTTTCTCTTCTCGGCTTTCAAGCAGAGCCGCGAGGTGAACAGCACCGAGTGGGACAGCAAGATGGCCTTCTGGGTCGGGCTGGTGCTggcccgcggccgccgccggggcgtCGTGCGTACCTGCCTGCGGGAGCTGCAGCACGGCTTCGAGCGGCGCGGCAGCCTCCCGCTGGGCCTCGGCACCGTCCTCCGGGAGCTCCTCAG ACGTGGCAAGCTGCAGAGGGAGTCAGACTTCATGGCCAGTGTAGACAGCAGCTGGATCTCCTGGGGTGTGGGAGTCTTCATTCTGAAGCCCCTGAAGTGGACTCTCTCCAGTGTGCTGGGTGACAGTAAAATCCCTGAGGAAGAGGAAGTTCTGATTTATGTGGAGCTGCTTCAG gagaaggcagaggaagTTTATCGCCTGTATCAGAACTCTGCGCTTTCTTCTCACCCGGTTGTTGCCCTCTCTGAGCTGCGTTCCCTCTGTGCCAATGTTTGTCCAGATGAAAGGACGTTCTacttgctgcttctccagctgcaaaaggaaaagagggtCACGATCCTGGAACAGAATGGAGAGAAG ATCGTGAAGTTTGCCCGAGGTCTTCATGCCAAAGTCTCCCCAATGAATGATGTGGACATTGGAGTCTATCAGTTGATGCAAAGCGAACAGCTGCTGTCACAGAAGGTGGAGTCCCTTTCCCAGGAAGCAGAGAA GTGTAAAGAGGATGCCCGGAGTGcttgcagagctgggaaaaagcAATTG GCCCTGAGATGCTTGAAGTCCAAAAGAAGGACGGAAAGGCGCATTGAAGAGCTTCATTCCAAGCTGGATGCCGTGCAGGGGATCTTGGATCGTATATATGCCTCCCAGACTGACCAGATG gtaTTTAACGCCTATCAAGCTGGTGTGGGAGCTCTGAAACTGTCTATGAAGGATGTTACTGTGGAGAAGGCGGAGAACCTGGTGGATCAGATACAAGAG ctttgtGATACTCAAGATGAAGTAGCCCAGACTCTGGCTGGAGTGGGGGTCAATGGTCTAG CAGAGACGGACGCTGAGGAACTTGAGAAGGAGCTGGACAGTCTCCTCCAGGACTCGACTAAGGAGCCTGTAGATCTGCCTCCTGTTCCCCAGAAGGTGCTGGATCTACCTATTTCTGATGCTGAGCTTGAAGCTGAATTGGAAAAGCTCTCTGTTTCTGATGGAG atttgGCACAAAAGACTCCCTCTGCTTCCTCTGAACCCAAAACAGCTCTGGGACTGAATCTCTAA
- the CHMP7 gene encoding charged multivesicular body protein 7 isoform X2: MCSPGRAPPGPAPAGDLPPEWETDDERMAFLFSAFKQSREVNSTEWDSKMAFWVGLVLARGRRRGVVRTCLRELQHGFERRGSLPLGLGTVLRELLRRGKLQRESDFMASVDSSWISWGVGVFILKPLKWTLSSVLGDSKIPEEEEVLIYVELLQEKAEEVYRLYQNSALSSHPVVALSELRSLCANVCPDERTFYLLLLQLQKEKRVTILEQNGEKIVKFARGLHAKVSPMNDVDIGVYQLMQSEQLLSQKVESLSQEAEKCKEDARSACRAGKKQLALRCLKSKRRTERRIEELHSKLDAVQGILDRIYASQTDQMVFNAYQAGVGALKLSMKDVTVEKAENLVDQIQELCDTQDEVAQTLAGVGVNGLETDAEELEKELDSLLQDSTKEPVDLPPVPQKVLDLPISDAELEAELEKLSVSDGDLAQKTPSASSEPKTALGLNL; the protein is encoded by the exons ATGTGCAGCCCGGGGCGGGCGCCGCCTgggccggccccggcgggggACCTGCCGCCCGAGTGGGAGACGGACGACGAGCGCATGGCTTTTCTCTTCTCGGCTTTCAAGCAGAGCCGCGAGGTGAACAGCACCGAGTGGGACAGCAAGATGGCCTTCTGGGTCGGGCTGGTGCTggcccgcggccgccgccggggcgtCGTGCGTACCTGCCTGCGGGAGCTGCAGCACGGCTTCGAGCGGCGCGGCAGCCTCCCGCTGGGCCTCGGCACCGTCCTCCGGGAGCTCCTCAG ACGTGGCAAGCTGCAGAGGGAGTCAGACTTCATGGCCAGTGTAGACAGCAGCTGGATCTCCTGGGGTGTGGGAGTCTTCATTCTGAAGCCCCTGAAGTGGACTCTCTCCAGTGTGCTGGGTGACAGTAAAATCCCTGAGGAAGAGGAAGTTCTGATTTATGTGGAGCTGCTTCAG gagaaggcagaggaagTTTATCGCCTGTATCAGAACTCTGCGCTTTCTTCTCACCCGGTTGTTGCCCTCTCTGAGCTGCGTTCCCTCTGTGCCAATGTTTGTCCAGATGAAAGGACGTTCTacttgctgcttctccagctgcaaaaggaaaagagggtCACGATCCTGGAACAGAATGGAGAGAAG ATCGTGAAGTTTGCCCGAGGTCTTCATGCCAAAGTCTCCCCAATGAATGATGTGGACATTGGAGTCTATCAGTTGATGCAAAGCGAACAGCTGCTGTCACAGAAGGTGGAGTCCCTTTCCCAGGAAGCAGAGAA GTGTAAAGAGGATGCCCGGAGTGcttgcagagctgggaaaaagcAATTG GCCCTGAGATGCTTGAAGTCCAAAAGAAGGACGGAAAGGCGCATTGAAGAGCTTCATTCCAAGCTGGATGCCGTGCAGGGGATCTTGGATCGTATATATGCCTCCCAGACTGACCAGATG gtaTTTAACGCCTATCAAGCTGGTGTGGGAGCTCTGAAACTGTCTATGAAGGATGTTACTGTGGAGAAGGCGGAGAACCTGGTGGATCAGATACAAGAG ctttgtGATACTCAAGATGAAGTAGCCCAGACTCTGGCTGGAGTGGGGGTCAATGGTCTAG AGACGGACGCTGAGGAACTTGAGAAGGAGCTGGACAGTCTCCTCCAGGACTCGACTAAGGAGCCTGTAGATCTGCCTCCTGTTCCCCAGAAGGTGCTGGATCTACCTATTTCTGATGCTGAGCTTGAAGCTGAATTGGAAAAGCTCTCTGTTTCTGATGGAG atttgGCACAAAAGACTCCCTCTGCTTCCTCTGAACCCAAAACAGCTCTGGGACTGAATCTCTAA
- the LOC121099287 gene encoding tumor necrosis factor receptor superfamily member 10A-like isoform X1, giving the protein MRWALDPAARQLCLPLLLLLLLVAVRGVAARSRRAQQGAALGPAAAALDKRETFEPLDPSRGGGEFYQVQDNDLYLKQYCRKCPAGTYVAQHCKEQNGSSKCLPCKEGEYTQYPNDFLSCLGCQRCREDQVELSPCHPVRNTQCACKSGTFCSPFQPCELCQKCRSRCPKDEVEQAPCTPHSDRQCGPPTDTLSSSSVNLIVIFVVITVVTLVLCMCCCCCPQGHGRQLSRKSCNIVDYLMRQLTSYQRRGPGTHDNHHNEQIFQDQLLSTVSVSAAPSAVRPEVMVPRTSCPIVKSRRNLVPVQGEDPANLLQGALEVFAEDVPPKQWKKFCRALDLPENTITLMEMNKEEFFQMLRTWQNRQGANASVNTLLEALHRISLGGVAEDISSKLVQQGSYQYEPLYSSAEPRGADPLVKYKPHGPLC; this is encoded by the exons ATGCGCTGGGCGCTGGACCCCGCGGCCCGACAGCTCTGcctcccgctgctgctgctgctgctgctggtcgCGGTGCGTGGGGTCGCGGCCCGATCGCGGAGAGCCCAG cagGGGGCTGCTTTgggacctgctgcagcagcactggatAAAAGGGAGACGTTTGAACCCTTGGACCcaagcaggggagggggagagttTTACCAAGTCCAGGACAACGATCTCTATCTTAAGCAGTATTGTAGGAAGTGCCCCGCAG GCACCTACGTTGCACAGCACTGTAAAGAGCAAAATGGCTCCAGCAAGTGTTTGCCGTGTAAGGAAGGGGAATACACCCAATACCCAAACGACTTTCTCAGTTGCCTTGGCTGCCAGAGGTGCAGGGAAG ATCAGGTGGAGCTGAGTCCCTGCCACCCAGTCAGGAACACGCAGTGCGCCTGCAAGAGCGGCACCTTCTGCTCCCCGTTCCAACCCTGTGAGCTGTGCCAGAAGTGCCGGTCCCG GTGTCCCAAGGACGAAGTGGAGCAGGCTCCCTGCACACCGCACAGTGACCGCCAGTGCGGTCCTCCCACCGACACCTTGTCCAGCTCCTCTG TCAACTTGATCGTGATATTCGTGGTGATAACTGTGGTCACGCTGGTCCTCTgtatgtgctgctgctgctgtccccaag GGCATGGGAGACAGCTGAGCAGGAAGTCCTGCAACATAGTG GATTACCTGATGCGACAGCTAACAAGTTACCAGCGCAGGGGCCCAGGGACACACGACAACCACCACAACGAACAGATCTTCCAGGATCAGCTGCTCTCCACGGTGTCGGTTTCggcagctcccagtgctgtgAGGCCAGAG GTGATGGTGCCGAGGACCTCATGTCCCATTGTGAAATCCAGGAGAAATCTGGTTCCAGTGCAAGGAGAAGACCCTGCTAATC TTTTGCAAGGCGCTCTTGAAGTCTTTGCCGAAGACGTGCCCCCCAAACAGTGGAAGAAATTTTGCCGAGCCCTTGATCTGCCAGAGAACACCATTACCCTCATGGAGATGAACAAGGAGGAGTTCTTCCAGATGCTCAGAACCTGGCAGAACAGACAAGGGGCGAACGCCTCCGTGAACACGCTGCTGGAGGCCCTGCACAGGATCAGTCTCGGAGGGGTTGCAGAAGACATCTCCTCCAAGCTGGTCCAGCAGGGATCTTACCAATATGAA CCATTGTACAGTTCAGCTGAGCCCAGAGGAGCTGATCCTCTTGTGAAGTACAAACCTCACGGTCCTCTCTGCTGA
- the LOC121099287 gene encoding tumor necrosis factor receptor superfamily member 10A-like isoform X2: MRWALDPAARQLCLPLLLLLLLVAVRGVAARSRRAQGAALGPAAAALDKRETFEPLDPSRGGGEFYQVQDNDLYLKQYCRKCPAGTYVAQHCKEQNGSSKCLPCKEGEYTQYPNDFLSCLGCQRCREDQVELSPCHPVRNTQCACKSGTFCSPFQPCELCQKCRSRCPKDEVEQAPCTPHSDRQCGPPTDTLSSSSVNLIVIFVVITVVTLVLCMCCCCCPQGHGRQLSRKSCNIVDYLMRQLTSYQRRGPGTHDNHHNEQIFQDQLLSTVSVSAAPSAVRPEVMVPRTSCPIVKSRRNLVPVQGEDPANLLQGALEVFAEDVPPKQWKKFCRALDLPENTITLMEMNKEEFFQMLRTWQNRQGANASVNTLLEALHRISLGGVAEDISSKLVQQGSYQYEPLYSSAEPRGADPLVKYKPHGPLC, encoded by the exons ATGCGCTGGGCGCTGGACCCCGCGGCCCGACAGCTCTGcctcccgctgctgctgctgctgctgctggtcgCGGTGCGTGGGGTCGCGGCCCGATCGCGGAGAGCCCAG GGGGCTGCTTTgggacctgctgcagcagcactggatAAAAGGGAGACGTTTGAACCCTTGGACCcaagcaggggagggggagagttTTACCAAGTCCAGGACAACGATCTCTATCTTAAGCAGTATTGTAGGAAGTGCCCCGCAG GCACCTACGTTGCACAGCACTGTAAAGAGCAAAATGGCTCCAGCAAGTGTTTGCCGTGTAAGGAAGGGGAATACACCCAATACCCAAACGACTTTCTCAGTTGCCTTGGCTGCCAGAGGTGCAGGGAAG ATCAGGTGGAGCTGAGTCCCTGCCACCCAGTCAGGAACACGCAGTGCGCCTGCAAGAGCGGCACCTTCTGCTCCCCGTTCCAACCCTGTGAGCTGTGCCAGAAGTGCCGGTCCCG GTGTCCCAAGGACGAAGTGGAGCAGGCTCCCTGCACACCGCACAGTGACCGCCAGTGCGGTCCTCCCACCGACACCTTGTCCAGCTCCTCTG TCAACTTGATCGTGATATTCGTGGTGATAACTGTGGTCACGCTGGTCCTCTgtatgtgctgctgctgctgtccccaag GGCATGGGAGACAGCTGAGCAGGAAGTCCTGCAACATAGTG GATTACCTGATGCGACAGCTAACAAGTTACCAGCGCAGGGGCCCAGGGACACACGACAACCACCACAACGAACAGATCTTCCAGGATCAGCTGCTCTCCACGGTGTCGGTTTCggcagctcccagtgctgtgAGGCCAGAG GTGATGGTGCCGAGGACCTCATGTCCCATTGTGAAATCCAGGAGAAATCTGGTTCCAGTGCAAGGAGAAGACCCTGCTAATC TTTTGCAAGGCGCTCTTGAAGTCTTTGCCGAAGACGTGCCCCCCAAACAGTGGAAGAAATTTTGCCGAGCCCTTGATCTGCCAGAGAACACCATTACCCTCATGGAGATGAACAAGGAGGAGTTCTTCCAGATGCTCAGAACCTGGCAGAACAGACAAGGGGCGAACGCCTCCGTGAACACGCTGCTGGAGGCCCTGCACAGGATCAGTCTCGGAGGGGTTGCAGAAGACATCTCCTCCAAGCTGGTCCAGCAGGGATCTTACCAATATGAA CCATTGTACAGTTCAGCTGAGCCCAGAGGAGCTGATCCTCTTGTGAAGTACAAACCTCACGGTCCTCTCTGCTGA